The Nocardioides campestrisoli genome includes a window with the following:
- a CDS encoding TSUP family transporter — MELSTEVVVLLGLAALAAGFVDAVVGGGGLIQLPALLLALPGAAPVEVLATNKLASICGTTVSSATYARRIRPDPRTFVPLMLAAFVGSAGGAAVASLVPREAFDPIVLVALVVVGAYVLFKPSLGEVTKLRFTGGNHTAAALGIGLVVGFYDGVLGPGTGSFFVFSLVGLLGYSFLEASAKAKLANWATNLAALVVFIPQGAVLWGIGLLMGVANMAGGYLGARTAIGKGAAFVRVFFVVVVSGFIVRIGGGLLGWW, encoded by the coding sequence GTGGAGCTGTCCACCGAGGTCGTGGTCCTGCTCGGACTCGCCGCGCTGGCGGCCGGTTTCGTGGACGCGGTGGTCGGCGGGGGCGGCCTGATCCAGCTGCCCGCCCTGCTGCTGGCGCTGCCGGGCGCGGCCCCGGTCGAGGTGCTGGCGACCAACAAGCTGGCCTCCATCTGCGGGACCACGGTCAGCTCCGCGACGTACGCCCGGCGGATCCGCCCGGACCCGAGGACCTTCGTCCCGCTGATGCTCGCGGCCTTCGTCGGCTCCGCCGGCGGTGCGGCGGTGGCGAGCCTGGTGCCGCGCGAGGCGTTCGACCCGATCGTGCTGGTGGCGCTGGTGGTGGTCGGCGCGTACGTCCTGTTCAAGCCGTCGCTGGGCGAGGTCACGAAGCTGCGGTTCACCGGAGGGAACCACACGGCCGCGGCGCTCGGCATCGGCCTGGTGGTCGGGTTCTACGACGGGGTGCTGGGGCCGGGCACCGGCTCGTTCTTCGTCTTCAGCCTGGTCGGGCTGCTGGGCTACAGCTTCCTGGAGGCCTCGGCGAAGGCGAAGCTGGCGAACTGGGCGACCAACCTGGCGGCGCTGGTGGTCTTCATCCCGCAGGGCGCGGTGCTCTGGGGCATCGGCCTGCTGATGGGCGTGGCCAACATGGCCGGCGGCTACCTGGGCGCGCGCACCGCGATCGGCAAGGGCGCGGCCTTCGTCCGGGTCTTCTTCGTGGTCGTGGTCAGCGGGTTCATCGTCCGGATCGGCGGGGGACTGCTCGGATGGTGGTGA
- a CDS encoding VOC family protein — MTVRLAALEYDAVRPRELASFWGSLLGRSVAGDGVTLPASGSPGFALRFVATERPKSARNMMHFDLTSDSPAAQERSVALALSLGGRHFDVGQRGDEGHVVLADPEDNEFCVIAPGNRFLAGTGRIGALAGEGSREVGYFWSEMLDWPLVWDQDEETAIQSPSGGTKITWGGPPPLPKHGRNRLRWVLECDSPLEQESERIKDLGAVLVEAGPGRVELADPGDHEFVLVPDHPA; from the coding sequence ATGACCGTTCGTCTTGCCGCACTGGAGTACGACGCCGTACGTCCCCGCGAGCTCGCCAGCTTCTGGGGGTCGCTGCTCGGACGGAGCGTCGCCGGCGACGGCGTCACTCTCCCGGCCTCCGGATCACCCGGCTTCGCGCTCCGCTTCGTCGCCACCGAGCGGCCGAAGTCGGCGCGGAACATGATGCACTTCGACCTGACCAGCGACTCGCCCGCGGCCCAGGAGCGCAGCGTCGCCCTGGCGCTGAGCCTGGGCGGGCGGCACTTCGACGTCGGACAGCGCGGCGACGAGGGGCACGTCGTGCTGGCCGACCCCGAGGACAACGAGTTCTGCGTGATCGCGCCCGGCAACCGCTTCCTCGCCGGCACGGGCCGGATCGGGGCGCTCGCCGGGGAGGGATCCCGCGAGGTGGGCTACTTCTGGAGCGAGATGCTCGACTGGCCGCTGGTGTGGGACCAGGACGAGGAGACGGCCATCCAGTCCCCGAGCGGGGGCACGAAGATCACCTGGGGCGGCCCCCCGCCCCTGCCCAAGCACGGCCGCAACCGGCTCAGGTGGGTGCTGGAGTGCGACAGCCCCCTGGAGCAGGAGTCGGAGCGGATCAAGGACCTCGGCGCGGTGCTCGTCGAGGCCGGACCGGGACGCGTCGAGCTGGCCGACCCCGGGGACCACGAGTTCGTCCTCGTGCCGGACCACCCGGCCTGA
- a CDS encoding YigZ family protein, whose amino-acid sequence MVVTSYLTLARDGEAELEIKRSRFLCVLRRVESEAAARAVVEEQRRVHWDARHHCSAFVLGPDGALQRSSDDGEPSGTAGAPMLQVLRGREVSDAVAVVTRWFGGVLLGAGGLVRAYGDAVGAALDEVGTRERRLLGEWLLELDHADAGRVESELRARGVEVLDVEYAAHVRLLLGTGDAAGLARTVAELTAGRAEPVSVGERWVDLG is encoded by the coding sequence ATGGTGGTGACCTCCTACCTGACCCTGGCCCGCGACGGCGAGGCGGAGCTGGAGATCAAGCGCTCCCGGTTCCTCTGCGTGCTGAGGCGGGTGGAGTCCGAGGCCGCCGCCCGGGCGGTGGTCGAGGAGCAGCGACGGGTGCACTGGGACGCCCGGCACCACTGCTCGGCGTTCGTGCTCGGCCCCGACGGCGCGCTCCAGCGCTCCTCCGACGACGGGGAGCCGTCGGGCACCGCGGGCGCGCCGATGCTCCAGGTGCTGCGCGGGCGCGAGGTGAGCGACGCGGTCGCGGTCGTGACCCGGTGGTTCGGCGGGGTGCTGCTGGGGGCGGGCGGGCTGGTGCGCGCCTACGGCGACGCGGTCGGCGCCGCCTTGGACGAGGTCGGCACCCGGGAGCGGCGGCTGCTGGGGGAGTGGCTGCTCGAGCTGGACCATGCGGACGCCGGCCGGGTGGAGAGCGAGCTGCGGGCGCGGGGGGTCGAGGTGCTCGACGTGGAGTACGCCGCGCACGTGCGGCTGCTGCTCGGCACCGGTGACGCCGCGGGGCTGGCCCGGACGGTCGCGGAGCTGACCGCGGGGCGCGCGGAGCCGGTCAGCGTCGGGGAGCGCTGGGTCGACCTCGGGTGA